The segment aatatttgatattagaaagatcgcaaaattatataaaacaatattaatacaaaagaaaCTCTTACCTgagtaaaatgtattaatcttttttaattcacgATCacagaatgtaaaaaatacttCATCAAATGAGGCAAAATGACGTGATATCACTTCTGGTTCTACACTTTCATCCGAAGGTGCCTCTTCCACTGCTGTATAAAGCATCGCTTTCATTTCCTGCAAGatcaagaaaataatagtTAGAGACAAGTCTGCGTAGTAATAATAAGTTTGTTTGGCAAGCGTATTTTACCGCTTCATTAATTGCAACATAAAATGTACTTAAATTATACCTCATAGctaatatattgtttacgCCACTCAGGCGTAATGTGTGCAGACAAATGTTCCGCAAACTTCATGTTTTCTTATACACAGTAGTTgcatttaatctaaaaaaaaaaaaaaatatgaatattatatacacagaaacaaatgatattaaataataagagaaatcaTAAAGAAATCATACCTAGAAACTAATGAGCTCTGAAACTTTCTTGCTACTTGGTCGATCTGGAACTGAGCGCGAggttataaatgatatttataacaataagtCGAGAGGCGCTTTGTCGGCAACGGCCAATCAAAGGCTTTATCCAGTGCTGCTGTTtagtgataaatatttaatcgaccATAAGAGATAAAACTATTTGGCGTTCGCCAACAAGAGGAGTTTGCCAAGAGAGCTTTCTTTAACTCGCCTTATCACGAGGGATTTCATTAACTGTCAAGTCGCTCATTGAGCTGAGCTTGAACTAAAGTTCTCGGAAAATCACGCGGGCACTTCTTTCACGCGCGCGTGCaggcaattataataattacctATGTCTCTCACAGACGTTTCTCACGATTTGTCATATGATCGCTCACGAGACGACTCATGAGAATGTCACACGTAATTTACATGCTCGAAATCCTATCATCCTCGGTCTTTACAGCTCGCTACAGTAATGTTTCTGTAGAGAATAACATAATAAGCATGCAAGGATTGGATTAAACTATATACAATGAAAACAATCTGtcgatttgttttttaatttaattttgaaattattttttcatttcctttttttattcttgtaaaaATCTGCTACGAAAAATCATCagcaaaaaaattgagattccAAACAATTCCAAGAGATTTTAAAggatatgtatacgtatatatattatcgcgTCGATAATCaatctacatattatattagcaGTATCTGTATTATGAAGTCGCGTATTCCTTGTCTTGCTGATTCCCCCTGAAATGTATTCTCTGTTACAAATACGCAACAGTCATTGAACAGTTGTTTACAATATCAGCACATTCCCCGCACAATAAGGTTGATCGCAagcaatcaaataaataagagTTGAAACTTTACTGCCGAGAGAGTCTAACAGTCTAACTGATGTCTCATAACTTTACCTTTACAGTTACAAGTGGATAAACTTATATTGTAGggaagaattttaaatatactttatttttataactcatttttttctacatgaGTCTAATCTTGTATtgcgtttattaatattaaatttctgtcACACAAAAGAAATGtgagaaatatgtaataacaaagtatataaagtttgcatttacatattaatttaaaaagaagattcatttttttcaattaaaaaacaataataatatataattaatatatgttgtaTCTCTTTTTTCAGAATTGCTGTAAAAGTggggaataaaaataatttaaatgcatCTTAATATGCAGTTTCTACtgttattatcaattattttgaatatcataaatatcagTATAGGATGGCATACTTTCTTGAGAGGTAGGAGCAGATATGGCAATTTAGGAGAACCAATTTTATCTTCTACATTACATGATCTTCCTGAGGAGCAATGGTTTACGCAATATTTAGATCATTTTAACCCATCTGATGCTCGTGTTTGGAAGCAGgtactataataataagaggttttattatatcttatatttcacTTGTTAGTTCATTAAGATTTGTTTTCTCTTCAAATAAACTTTGATTACATTTGgttgcattaatttattactgcTTATGTAGAGATACTTTGTCAAtaccaatttttataaaccaaATGGCCCGATATTCTTATTGATTGGAGCTGAAGGTATAGCAAGTGCTAAATGGATGATAGAAGGACAATGGATCGAATATGCCAAAGAGTTTGGAGCAATGTGCTTTTATGTAGAGCATcgtttttatggaaaaagccATCCTACTTCGtatgtagaatataaataattaaatataaaagaaaattaatttagaaatttatattatattgcaaatatatttacaggGATCTTGGCACaaagaatttgaaattctTAACCTCGCAGCAGGCATTAGCAGACTTAGCATActttattgaaaatgttaatattcaacacaaattttcaaataatacaaaatggaTTGTATTTGGAGGATCATATGGTGGATCCTTAGCTGCATGGATGCGCCTTAAATACCCACACTTAGTACATGGAGCTGTGTCTTCTAGTGGACCATTGCTAGCGCAGATTGATTTtcaacgtaatatatataatatatataattttaattagtattattttaaatataatatatatgtatatatacaactaattttatattacagaatattttGTTGTTGTTGCAAATGCTCTGAAAGATTATTCTCAAAAATGTGTTGATACATTAATAGAAACTAACaaggaattaaatatattgttacatcATACTGCTGGTCAACaactaataaagaaaaaatttaagtaaggATGTAAAGTATTGATAAATAGTGTAATGTGCTATTATctcatataaatcatatttcatAGATTATGCGAGCAAATTGATGggcatacaaaaaaattggaCATTACCAATCTGTATGAAACATTAGCAGAGAACTTTGCTGGCATTgtgcaatataataaagataatcgTAAACATTCCGATACTGCTAATTTCACTATTGAAACTGtatgtgatatattaatagatgAGAAGAAAGGAATACCTATTGATAGACTTGCTTATAtaagcaatattatattatattccacTAAGGAGAAGTGTTTGGATTATAGTTATAGCAATATGATTCGCCAACTTCACGATATCAGTTGGGCTAGTGAGCAAGCAGAAGGAGGTGAcagatttaaattaacataaatttaatttttaaattatttaattactgcaactatatttatttaatgctaTATAGAtcataaatgattattaataatttataggaCGTCAATGGATGTATCAGACATGTACAGAGTTTGGATTCTTCCAAACTTCAACTGCGGAGCAAAATTTGTTTGGTAACATTCcagtaaatttttctatacagCAATGTGTCGATATTTTTGGACCTAGGTTTGTTTttccatttaaattatattttgaatgtaattcatatataaaaaatgttaagataACAAGCAAAAATTCTTCCTCTTACAGATATGACAGAGATTTGTTGGAAACTGCTGTGACCCGgacgaatattttatatggtgCGTTAGATCTACAAGTGACAAATGTAGTATTTGTACATGGTTCTGTCGATCCTTGGCATGTGCTAGGTATTACAGCATCCTCCAATCCACAAGCACCTGCTATCTATATTCAAGGTAAATAGAATGCACCATAGAAATTTCTTATGcattatgtatatgcattatttattgatttattaatttatttgaaggTACTGCACATTGTGCAGACATGTATCCTTCATCAGAAAATGATATGCCTCAGTTAAAGGAAGCTAGAGCACAAATAAAGGATTTAATCCAACAAtggttaaaaaattcttcttgCAATATACACACTCCATCGTGTGACAGATATACATCACATGTGCAATAAGATAtctatagtaaaaatatcCAAATCCTCATTCAGAATATGTGTCAAATTTctcataaagttttataaatgattattaagaATTGTAAATGTTTTAAGGAAAGTGcattttgatatctttttttattaatttttgttacttttttcatgtagaataaactatatttatacatatgtattaatgttatatataaatatatatatatatatttatattatggggcattatttatgaaataatccCAAAAATCATTTCGTAAATAATATctcttatgtatataaacatttatacataaacatttatctttatataaaaaaaaaatatatatgtatacacatatataattatgtttattctaAATTCTTATACAATGTgttattaaatctaataatattcacATACATGTGATGTATAAATGCGCgctaacattattatatcatagtGACATGTTTGAGTGACAAAAATGCTTTTGTAATAGATTAATACAAGTTTGCCCCAAATGGCactaaatatcataatttattgcgaCAAAATCATAGAAATGCATGTACAATGTCACGTTGTTTGTAATTGTCTcagtcaataaataaaaagatattgtaaaaaattgtattatttcttaattatatattaattcaataaacttGATAGATATGATCTATAGAtagataataactatataattaaatgttacatatatttatataatacaaactcGATAGAGAAAGTAGCATATATTGGAGGTATAATAGCGATCCACGAGGCATTCAAATACATAGTTGGACATGTCTTCGTGTACATCTTCGCGTTTACTTGCATAGACACGGAcaacaattattacaatatttgttGTACTCCTAAATGGATAACATCAGCCTTTCCTTAATGACACTTACATACAGTATTCCGTTTTTCTGGAAACAGTAATTTGTTTAAAGTGAGGCCAAGGTACCCATAgcacagatataaattttgccaATCTGATTTTTTGTTAGACAAATCTTTTGGAACGTGTaagaaattaaacataaaccTTCAATCTTACAGTAACTTACTTTTAAGCGTTAAATTACTATATGTCCATTTGTGAtcgcattattttatactttacttTTGTGCTTTTTGGCATATCTCCTGACCAGCTTATACTACCCTCCTTACGATGAGTAACAATCCATCGTTCTTACTTTTaagttacatgtatataatatttacacatttcgtatatataaaatagaatgacggtaaataacatttataatatagtagAACAATATATGTAGGATCTACTTCGGTTTTTCAATTTCGTTATCTAGGTATAATT is part of the Anoplolepis gracilipes chromosome 2, ASM4749672v1, whole genome shotgun sequence genome and harbors:
- the LOC140676030 gene encoding putative serine protease K12H4.7, coding for MHLNMQFLLLLSIILNIINISIGWHTFLRGRSRYGNLGEPILSSTLHDLPEEQWFTQYLDHFNPSDARVWKQRYFVNTNFYKPNGPIFLLIGAEGIASAKWMIEGQWIEYAKEFGAMCFYVEHRFYGKSHPTSDLGTKNLKFLTSQQALADLAYFIENVNIQHKFSNNTKWIVFGGSYGGSLAAWMRLKYPHLVHGAVSSSGPLLAQIDFQQYFVVVANALKDYSQKCVDTLIETNKELNILLHHTAGQQLIKKKFKLCEQIDGHTKKLDITNLYETLAENFAGIVQYNKDNRKHSDTANFTIETVCDILIDEKKGIPIDRLAYISNIILYSTKEKCLDYSYSNMIRQLHDISWASEQAEGGRQWMYQTCTEFGFFQTSTAEQNLFGNIPVNFSIQQCVDIFGPRYDRDLLETAVTRTNILYGALDLQVTNVVFVHGSVDPWHVLGITASSNPQAPAIYIQGTAHCADMYPSSENDMPQLKEARAQIKDLIQQWLKNSSCNIHTPSCDRYTSHVQ